Proteins from one Anastrepha obliqua isolate idAnaObli1 chromosome 2, idAnaObli1_1.0, whole genome shotgun sequence genomic window:
- the LOC129238965 gene encoding RNA-binding protein cabeza isoform X1, protein MDNYNAGGGYGGAGGGGGYNNFSVPPPNFQQQMQPKSGGYNDQSSYNKGGYDSGSRGGGGGGGGGWNDRGGSAGGGYGNGGGSKDGYNKGGFGGSSGGGGSGNEMITQEDTIFVSGMDPATDEMAIESHFGAIGIIKKDKRTMKPKIWLYKHKETGVSKGEATVTYDDTNAAQSAIAWFDGRDFNGCTIKVSLAQRQNNWKGRVGGGGGGGFGGRGGPGGGRGGGGGGGGGRFDRGGGGGGGPGGDYDSGRGGGSDRGGRGRLGGAGNGGGGGGGGGSNVPQREGDWKCSSCNNTNFAWRNECNRCKAPKSDGESAGGGSGGGGYGNSGGGGYGGGGGGGGFGNDRGSGGGGYGNNERGGGGGGYGNRDRGSGGGGGGGFNRFGGGGGGRGGGGGGGRGMGGGRRDGGGGPVRSDGGNRPRPY, encoded by the exons ATGGATA ATTATAATGCAGGAGGTGGTTATGGTGGCGCTGGTGGCGGAGGAGGTTACAATAACTTCTCCGTACCACCGCCAAATTTCCAGCAGCAGATGCAACCAAAAAGTGGTGGTTACAATGACCAATCTTCTTATAATAAAGGAG gttATGATTCTGGTAGCCGAGGAGGTGGTGGAGGCGGTGGCGGTGGTTGGAACGACCGCGGAGGTAGCGCAGGCGGCGGTTATGG AAATGGAGGCGGCAGCAAGGACGGCTACaataaag GCGGTTTTGGTGGCAGTAGCGGCGGCGGCGGTAGTGGCAATGAAATGATAACGCAAGAAGATACGATTTTTGTCTCAGGAATGGATCCTGCAACCGATGAAATGGCAATCGAATCCCATTTTGGCGCAATCGGCATAATAAAG AAAGATAAACGTACAATGAAGCCAAAAATTTGGTTGTACAAGCATAAAGAAACGGGCGTTTCCAAAGGTGAAGCTACTGTAACCTACGATGATACAAATGCCGCTCAGTCGGCTATTGCTTGGTTTGATGGCCGCGATTTCAATGGTTGCACGATTAAAGTTTCGTTAGCTCAACGTCAAAACAACTGGAAAGGCCgtgttggtggtggtggcggtggtggttTTGGTGGTCGCGGTGGCCCTGGTGGTGGTCGTGGAGGaggtggtggtggcggcggtGGCCGATTCGATCGAGGAGGCGGCGGTGGTGGCGGGCCAGGCGGTGATTATGATTCGGGCCGCGGCGGTGGCAGCGATCGTGGCGGTCGTGGCAGGTTAGGAGGTGCCGGAAATGGaggcggcggtggtggtggcggcggcAGTAATGTACCACAACGCGAAGGAGACTGGAAATGTAGTAGTTGCAACAATACAAACTTTGCCTGGCGTAACGAATGTAATAG ATGCAAAGCGCCGAAAAGTGATGGTGAAAGTGCCGGAGGTGGAAGCGGAGGCGGTGGCTATGGTaatagtggtggtggtggttaTGGCGGTGGCGGCGGCGGTGGAGGTTTCGGCAACGATCGCGGCAGTGGTGGCGGCGGTTATGGTAATAATGAACGAGGAGGTGGTGGCGGCGGATATGGAAACAGAGACCGCGGAAGTGGTGGTGGCGGCGGAGGTGGCTTCAACCGatttggtggtggtggtggtggccgAGGTGGCGGCGGTGGAGGTGGCCGCGGAATGGGCGGTGGTCGTCGCGATGGTGGCGGTGGCCCTGTTAGAAGCGATGGAGGCAATCGGCCTAGACCCTACTAA
- the LOC129238965 gene encoding RNA-binding protein cabeza isoform X2, translated as MDRGGYGGAGGGGGYNNFSVPPPNFQQQMQPKSGGYNDQSSYNKGGYDSGSRGGGGGGGGGWNDRGGSAGGGYGNGGGSKDGYNKGGFGGSSGGGGSGNEMITQEDTIFVSGMDPATDEMAIESHFGAIGIIKKDKRTMKPKIWLYKHKETGVSKGEATVTYDDTNAAQSAIAWFDGRDFNGCTIKVSLAQRQNNWKGRVGGGGGGGFGGRGGPGGGRGGGGGGGGGRFDRGGGGGGGPGGDYDSGRGGGSDRGGRGRLGGAGNGGGGGGGGGSNVPQREGDWKCSSCNNTNFAWRNECNRCKAPKSDGESAGGGSGGGGYGNSGGGGYGGGGGGGGFGNDRGSGGGGYGNNERGGGGGGYGNRDRGSGGGGGGGFNRFGGGGGGRGGGGGGGRGMGGGRRDGGGGPVRSDGGNRPRPY; from the exons ATGGATA GAGGTGGTTATGGTGGCGCTGGTGGCGGAGGAGGTTACAATAACTTCTCCGTACCACCGCCAAATTTCCAGCAGCAGATGCAACCAAAAAGTGGTGGTTACAATGACCAATCTTCTTATAATAAAGGAG gttATGATTCTGGTAGCCGAGGAGGTGGTGGAGGCGGTGGCGGTGGTTGGAACGACCGCGGAGGTAGCGCAGGCGGCGGTTATGG AAATGGAGGCGGCAGCAAGGACGGCTACaataaag GCGGTTTTGGTGGCAGTAGCGGCGGCGGCGGTAGTGGCAATGAAATGATAACGCAAGAAGATACGATTTTTGTCTCAGGAATGGATCCTGCAACCGATGAAATGGCAATCGAATCCCATTTTGGCGCAATCGGCATAATAAAG AAAGATAAACGTACAATGAAGCCAAAAATTTGGTTGTACAAGCATAAAGAAACGGGCGTTTCCAAAGGTGAAGCTACTGTAACCTACGATGATACAAATGCCGCTCAGTCGGCTATTGCTTGGTTTGATGGCCGCGATTTCAATGGTTGCACGATTAAAGTTTCGTTAGCTCAACGTCAAAACAACTGGAAAGGCCgtgttggtggtggtggcggtggtggttTTGGTGGTCGCGGTGGCCCTGGTGGTGGTCGTGGAGGaggtggtggtggcggcggtGGCCGATTCGATCGAGGAGGCGGCGGTGGTGGCGGGCCAGGCGGTGATTATGATTCGGGCCGCGGCGGTGGCAGCGATCGTGGCGGTCGTGGCAGGTTAGGAGGTGCCGGAAATGGaggcggcggtggtggtggcggcggcAGTAATGTACCACAACGCGAAGGAGACTGGAAATGTAGTAGTTGCAACAATACAAACTTTGCCTGGCGTAACGAATGTAATAG ATGCAAAGCGCCGAAAAGTGATGGTGAAAGTGCCGGAGGTGGAAGCGGAGGCGGTGGCTATGGTaatagtggtggtggtggttaTGGCGGTGGCGGCGGCGGTGGAGGTTTCGGCAACGATCGCGGCAGTGGTGGCGGCGGTTATGGTAATAATGAACGAGGAGGTGGTGGCGGCGGATATGGAAACAGAGACCGCGGAAGTGGTGGTGGCGGCGGAGGTGGCTTCAACCGatttggtggtggtggtggtggccgAGGTGGCGGCGGTGGAGGTGGCCGCGGAATGGGCGGTGGTCGTCGCGATGGTGGCGGTGGCCCTGTTAGAAGCGATGGAGGCAATCGGCCTAGACCCTACTAA